A part of Streptomyces sp. NBC_01235 genomic DNA contains:
- a CDS encoding BRO-N domain-containing protein — MYEQKNTQPPDQSAAQKDAIDINDFVFATTGARLRRLTMPDGTHWFPAMDVAGNLGYANTRDAVQSMVSQQHTTTLGDIARSVALSDATRNIAGHGLRKTMKMVNLQGLVQLVNGCTKPESQPFRSWVSEVIATIQRDGSYSLEPAPAQPAPTGSTAYLMPREVADAIVRLEVRNIQADEVMAAFQREQTVLLEQISRSQQTIARSQSAIVRSQGMIAEALQDIAQALRRRHAEPALEPQQLLASWKAKNLVFTEDIHAVAAYLAPALVQGEASYRMEEIATRTGLSLARVHDCLRTLLKRGCMRQTGCAADGAPIYVLP; from the coding sequence ATGTACGAGCAGAAGAACACACAGCCGCCGGATCAGTCGGCGGCACAGAAGGACGCGATCGACATCAACGACTTCGTGTTCGCGACTACGGGGGCGCGACTGCGGCGACTTACGATGCCGGACGGGACCCACTGGTTCCCGGCGATGGATGTGGCAGGGAACCTCGGCTACGCCAACACACGGGACGCAGTGCAGAGCATGGTCTCGCAACAACACACAACAACACTCGGAGATATTGCACGAAGCGTCGCCCTGAGCGACGCAACGCGCAATATCGCAGGTCACGGCCTACGCAAGACGATGAAGATGGTGAACCTGCAGGGTCTCGTCCAACTCGTCAACGGCTGCACGAAGCCGGAGTCCCAGCCCTTCAGGTCCTGGGTCTCCGAAGTCATCGCCACCATCCAGCGCGACGGCTCCTACTCCCTGGAACCGGCCCCGGCACAACCCGCCCCCACCGGCAGCACGGCATACCTCATGCCCCGAGAAGTCGCCGACGCGATCGTGCGGCTCGAAGTGAGGAACATCCAGGCCGACGAAGTGATGGCAGCCTTCCAGAGAGAGCAGACCGTGCTCCTGGAACAGATCAGCCGCAGCCAACAGACGATCGCCCGCAGCCAGAGCGCGATCGTCCGCAGCCAAGGCATGATCGCCGAGGCGCTTCAGGACATCGCGCAGGCCCTCAGGCGCCGCCACGCGGAACCAGCGTTGGAACCACAGCAACTCCTGGCCAGCTGGAAGGCGAAGAACCTCGTCTTCACCGAGGACATCCACGCGGTGGCGGCCTACCTGGCGCCTGCGCTCGTTCAGGGCGAGGCCAGTTACCGCATGGAAGAGATCGCCACTCGTACGGGCCTCTCCCTCGCCCGCGTCCACGACTGTCTCCGCACGCTGCTCAAGCGCGGCTGCATGCGGCAGACGGGCTGCGCTGCGGACGGAGCGCCCATCTACGTGCTGCCGTAG
- a CDS encoding pirin family protein produces MPAVTVENPLTLPRVAASADAVARPVLTVTTAPSGFEGEGFPVRRAFAGINYRHLDPFIMMDQMGEVEYAPGEPKGTPWHPHRGFETVTYIIDGIFDHQDSQGGGGTITNGDTQWMTAGSGLLHIEAPPESLVMSGGLFHGLQLWVNLPAKDKMMTPRYQDIRGGHVQLLTTPDGGALLRVIAGELDGHAGPGITHTPITMIHATLAPGAELTLPWREDFNGLAYVLAGKGAVGAERRPVHKGQTAVFGAGSSLTVRADEKQDSNTPDLEVVLLGGQPIREPMAHYGPFVMNTKDELMQAFEDFQKGRLGTIPAVHGMTEEGI; encoded by the coding sequence ATGCCCGCAGTGACCGTCGAGAACCCGTTGACCCTGCCGCGCGTCGCCGCGTCGGCGGACGCGGTGGCACGTCCCGTGCTCACCGTCACGACCGCGCCCAGCGGATTCGAGGGTGAGGGCTTCCCGGTGCGCCGCGCCTTCGCCGGGATCAACTACCGTCACCTCGACCCGTTCATCATGATGGACCAGATGGGCGAGGTGGAGTACGCGCCGGGCGAGCCGAAGGGCACGCCCTGGCACCCGCACCGCGGCTTCGAGACCGTCACGTACATCATCGACGGCATCTTCGACCACCAGGACAGCCAGGGCGGCGGCGGCACCATCACCAACGGCGACACCCAGTGGATGACGGCCGGCTCGGGCCTCCTCCACATCGAGGCGCCGCCGGAGTCGCTGGTCATGTCCGGCGGTCTCTTCCACGGCCTCCAGCTGTGGGTGAACCTGCCGGCCAAGGACAAGATGATGACGCCGAGGTACCAGGACATCCGCGGCGGGCACGTGCAGCTGCTGACGACCCCGGACGGCGGTGCACTCCTTCGGGTGATCGCCGGCGAGCTGGACGGTCACGCCGGTCCCGGGATCACCCACACCCCCATCACGATGATCCACGCGACGCTCGCACCGGGCGCGGAGCTCACCCTGCCGTGGCGCGAGGACTTCAACGGCCTCGCGTACGTCCTGGCGGGCAAGGGTGCCGTGGGCGCGGAGCGCCGTCCGGTCCACAAGGGTCAGACGGCGGTCTTCGGCGCGGGTTCCTCGCTGACGGTCCGCGCGGACGAGAAGCAGGACTCCAACACGCCGGACCTGGAGGTCGTGCTGCTGGGCGGGCAGCCGATCCGTGAGCCGATGGCCCACTACGGCCCGTTCGTCATGAACACCAAGGACGAACTGATGCAGGCCTTCGAGGACTTCCAGAAGGGCCGGCTCGGGACGATTCCCGCGGTGCACGGGATGACGGAGGAGGGCATCTGA
- a CDS encoding ATP-binding SpoIIE family protein phosphatase — protein sequence MRTGEPLPAVGEVLASLATGLWHWDTATGLVTVDAEAARLLGLPREQTVLTEAQTRARLHPVDWNEITGVIQLAVAEGTLAEVRIRIMDERGRVVRVVRSRSKPSFDPAKKAYELIGTLQEVTEPTPGTPAGRTAVTGDWRRSREAFLLDAGRALAEARSTEEVLRVAAGLSMPGFSPDGLAVFGVEGDRLTIIGHHGQQPGDEDPFTQMSIHTDYPAAEVVRTGRAVYLSSPERYKERYPLTWPLAAQFGRQSWAFLPLTVAGRTMGAWMAGFAYPVAFTPDERSVLTTVARMLAQALTRAGAAETQRELTDGLQRSMLPTLGPEIPGMTLAARYIPTGGGLQVGGDWYDMIPLPNSRFALVIGDVQGHDVRAAGLMGQLRIALRAYASEGHRPDAVLSRASGFFHGINHAEGVADGDTADLRFATCLYIEVDPVTGVLEAARAGHLDPAIRMADGTVLLRAAAGGLPLGIDPDADYPTTRLALEPGEALMLCTDGLLETGGHDLDTGWRRVRKILEAHEGDLEQLADALVQAVHGPSSHHTTGPLADRREDDIALLLLCRQGAPAPVRQPVRRSMLTVAQAEPERIAVARQQLRELLHDWTCADQVDSAVLLVSETLTNVLVHTDADALLVAEVTGAQGERRLRIEVTDTSDDLPHKRRPGELASSGRGLILIEMLADTWGVAPRGEGKSIWFELYEPSAGSPGAPPDAP from the coding sequence ATGCGCACTGGCGAGCCTCTGCCCGCCGTGGGGGAGGTCCTCGCCTCCCTCGCGACCGGCCTGTGGCACTGGGACACCGCCACCGGGCTGGTCACGGTAGACGCCGAGGCGGCCCGGCTGCTCGGGCTGCCCCGCGAGCAGACGGTCCTCACGGAGGCCCAGACCCGCGCCCGCCTCCACCCCGTCGACTGGAACGAGATCACCGGAGTGATCCAGCTCGCCGTGGCCGAGGGCACCCTCGCCGAGGTGCGGATCCGGATCATGGACGAACGAGGGCGGGTCGTCCGGGTCGTCCGCAGCCGCTCCAAGCCGTCCTTCGACCCGGCGAAGAAGGCGTACGAGCTGATCGGCACCCTCCAGGAGGTCACCGAGCCCACGCCGGGCACCCCCGCCGGCCGGACCGCCGTCACCGGCGACTGGCGGCGCTCCCGGGAGGCGTTCCTGCTGGACGCGGGCCGGGCACTGGCGGAGGCACGGTCCACGGAGGAGGTCCTGCGGGTCGCGGCGGGTCTGTCGATGCCGGGCTTCTCACCGGACGGGCTGGCCGTCTTCGGCGTGGAGGGCGACCGGCTGACGATCATCGGGCACCACGGACAGCAGCCCGGCGACGAGGACCCCTTCACCCAGATGTCCATCCATACGGACTATCCGGCCGCCGAGGTCGTGCGTACCGGCCGGGCCGTGTACCTGTCCTCCCCCGAGCGGTACAAGGAGCGCTATCCGCTCACCTGGCCGCTCGCCGCGCAGTTCGGCCGCCAGTCGTGGGCCTTCCTGCCGCTGACGGTGGCCGGCCGCACGATGGGTGCCTGGATGGCCGGCTTCGCCTATCCGGTGGCGTTCACCCCGGACGAGCGGTCCGTGCTCACGACGGTCGCGAGGATGCTCGCCCAGGCGCTGACCCGCGCGGGCGCGGCGGAGACCCAACGCGAGCTGACCGACGGCCTGCAACGCTCCATGCTCCCGACCCTCGGCCCCGAGATACCGGGCATGACCCTCGCCGCCCGCTACATACCGACCGGCGGCGGCCTCCAGGTCGGCGGTGACTGGTACGACATGATCCCGCTGCCCAACAGCCGCTTCGCCCTCGTCATAGGGGACGTCCAGGGGCATGACGTCCGCGCCGCGGGTCTGATGGGCCAGCTGCGCATAGCGCTACGGGCGTACGCGTCCGAGGGCCACCGCCCCGACGCCGTCCTCTCCCGTGCCTCCGGCTTCTTCCACGGCATCAACCACGCCGAGGGCGTCGCGGACGGCGACACCGCCGACCTGCGCTTCGCGACCTGCCTGTACATCGAGGTCGACCCGGTGACCGGGGTTCTGGAGGCGGCGCGGGCCGGGCATCTGGACCCGGCGATCCGGATGGCCGACGGCACGGTCCTGCTCCGCGCCGCGGCCGGCGGACTCCCGCTCGGCATCGACCCGGACGCCGACTACCCCACCACCCGGCTCGCCCTCGAACCCGGCGAGGCGCTGATGCTGTGCACCGACGGGCTGCTGGAGACCGGCGGTCACGACCTCGACACCGGCTGGCGGCGCGTCCGCAAGATCCTGGAGGCGCACGAGGGCGACCTGGAGCAACTGGCCGACGCCCTGGTCCAGGCGGTGCACGGCCCCTCCTCCCACCACACCACGGGTCCCCTGGCGGACCGCCGCGAGGACGACATAGCCCTCCTGCTCCTGTGCCGACAGGGCGCGCCCGCCCCGGTCCGGCAGCCCGTGCGCCGCTCGATGCTGACGGTCGCGCAGGCCGAGCCCGAGCGAATCGCCGTGGCCCGGCAGCAACTGCGCGAACTGCTGCACGACTGGACGTGCGCGGACCAGGTCGACTCGGCGGTCCTGCTCGTCTCCGAGACCCTGACCAACGTCCTCGTCCACACCGACGCCGACGCGCTGCTCGTCGCCGAGGTCACCGGCGCGCAGGGCGAGCGCCGGCTCCGCATCGAGGTCACCGACACCAGCGACGACCTCCCCCACAAGCGCCGCCCCGGCGAACTCGCCTCCTCCGGCCGCGGCCTGATCCTCATCGAAATGCTCGCGGACACGTGGGGGGTGGCGCCGAGGGGCGAGGGCAAGAGCATCTGGTTCGAGCTCTACGAGCCGTCGGCGGGTTCTCCGGGCGCCCCACCGGATGCCCCGTAA
- a CDS encoding pectate lyase family protein, with protein sequence MAASSHRRSLRSRRTLVVSAAVVAAGVGAGVVVMNANAGTVDLYHQTLAAKDGWASSGTGTTGGTKADAAHTFTVSTRAQLVKALGSASDTTPRIIKIKGTIDANTDDAGKKLTCASYAAGTGYSLSAYLKAYDPATYGRSKLPSGTQEKARAAAQTKQAKNIVFKVPANTTVVGVAGTNAGISGGMLQIQSVDNVIVRNLNFSATEDCFPQWDPTDGDDGNWNSNYDSVTLRGATHVWADHNSFTDAAHFDSANPKYYGREYQIHDGALDITKSSDLVTVSRNQFTNHDKTMLIGSSDSEPSGKLRVSIHHNIWKGIVQRAPLARVGQVHIYNNYYDVTTLNGYATQYSINSRAKAQVIAENNYWRLPTGGKVAKLLSGDGTGSVKGSGNLVNGTVTDLVAAYNAASSKDLKTTVNWTATLTAGLETSAKNLPTSLAATTGAGVLK encoded by the coding sequence GTGGCAGCTTCCTCCCACCGCCGGTCTCTCCGCTCGCGCCGCACCCTCGTCGTCTCCGCCGCCGTCGTGGCCGCGGGCGTCGGCGCCGGTGTCGTCGTGATGAACGCGAACGCCGGGACCGTCGACCTGTACCACCAGACGCTCGCCGCCAAGGACGGCTGGGCCTCCTCCGGCACGGGCACGACCGGTGGCACCAAGGCCGACGCCGCGCACACCTTCACCGTCTCCACCCGCGCCCAACTGGTGAAGGCGCTGGGCTCGGCGTCCGACACCACCCCCCGGATCATCAAGATCAAGGGCACGATCGACGCCAACACCGACGACGCCGGCAAGAAGCTGACCTGCGCGAGCTACGCGGCAGGCACCGGCTACTCCCTGTCGGCGTACCTCAAGGCGTACGACCCCGCCACGTACGGCAGGTCGAAGCTCCCCTCCGGCACCCAGGAGAAGGCCCGCGCCGCCGCCCAGACCAAGCAGGCGAAGAACATCGTCTTCAAGGTGCCGGCCAACACCACCGTCGTGGGCGTGGCGGGCACGAACGCCGGGATCTCCGGCGGCATGCTCCAGATCCAGAGCGTGGACAACGTCATCGTCCGCAACCTGAACTTCTCCGCGACCGAGGACTGCTTCCCGCAGTGGGACCCGACCGACGGCGACGACGGAAACTGGAACTCCAACTACGACTCCGTCACCCTGCGCGGCGCCACCCACGTCTGGGCCGACCACAACTCGTTCACCGACGCGGCGCACTTCGACAGTGCCAACCCGAAGTACTACGGCCGCGAGTACCAGATCCACGACGGAGCCCTGGACATCACCAAGAGCTCGGACCTGGTGACGGTGTCCCGGAACCAGTTCACCAACCACGACAAGACGATGCTGATCGGCAGCAGCGACAGCGAGCCCAGCGGCAAGCTGCGCGTGTCCATCCACCACAACATCTGGAAGGGCATCGTCCAGCGCGCCCCGCTGGCCCGCGTCGGCCAGGTTCACATCTACAACAACTACTACGACGTCACGACCCTCAACGGTTACGCGACGCAGTACAGCATCAACTCCCGCGCCAAGGCCCAGGTCATAGCGGAGAACAACTACTGGAGGCTCCCGACGGGCGGCAAGGTCGCCAAGCTGCTCAGCGGCGACGGCACCGGCTCGGTCAAGGGCAGCGGCAACCTCGTCAACGGCACGGTCACCGACCTCGTCGCCGCGTACAACGCCGCCTCGTCCAAGGACCTGAAGACGACCGTCAACTGGACCGCGACCCTGACGGCGGGCCTGGAGACCTCGGCGAAGAACCTGCCGACCTCGCTGGCTGCGACCACGGGCGCGGGCGTGCTCAAGTAG
- a CDS encoding intradiol ring-cleavage dioxygenase encodes MTANQQPQESQDAQETSELTRRKVVVVGAGALAVAGLGGTAFAANAATEDSRSAQPARGDAEVCYRLTSETVEGPYYIDADKIRRDVTEDREGIPLLLALKVIDSDTCKPIRNAAVDIWHCDAAGVYSGYEDQGNGGGGGGPAPTGEPPTDAPTGAPTGAPPGGGHQEPTDDSRYLRGTWRTDRHGQVTFRTVFPGWYRGRCVHIHVKVHVDGEWTDAGYEGGHTCHTGQFFFDEESVLASAVVEPYASNTAERTTLTEDTIYDQSGTQGGLLRLRYDKRDITKGVHGSITVGVDPEATEDGQGAPPQPSASASPSASAS; translated from the coding sequence ATGACAGCGAATCAACAGCCACAGGAATCCCAGGACGCCCAGGAAACAAGTGAACTGACGCGACGTAAGGTCGTGGTCGTCGGGGCGGGTGCGCTCGCGGTGGCGGGGCTCGGCGGCACCGCGTTCGCGGCGAACGCCGCCACCGAGGACAGCAGATCGGCACAGCCGGCACGAGGCGACGCGGAGGTCTGCTACCGCCTGACCTCGGAGACGGTCGAGGGCCCCTACTACATCGACGCCGACAAGATCCGCCGGGACGTCACGGAGGACCGTGAGGGCATCCCGCTCCTCCTCGCCCTCAAGGTCATCGACTCGGACACCTGCAAGCCGATTCGCAACGCGGCCGTCGACATCTGGCACTGCGACGCGGCGGGCGTGTACTCGGGCTACGAGGACCAGGGCAACGGCGGTGGAGGCGGCGGTCCCGCGCCCACCGGTGAACCCCCGACCGACGCGCCCACGGGCGCGCCCACCGGAGCGCCCCCGGGAGGCGGCCACCAGGAGCCCACGGACGACAGCCGCTACCTGCGCGGCACCTGGCGCACGGACCGGCACGGCCAGGTCACCTTCCGGACCGTCTTCCCGGGCTGGTACCGGGGCCGTTGCGTCCACATCCACGTCAAGGTGCATGTGGACGGCGAGTGGACCGACGCCGGTTACGAGGGCGGGCACACCTGCCACACCGGCCAGTTCTTCTTCGACGAGGAGTCGGTCCTGGCCTCCGCGGTGGTGGAGCCGTACGCGAGCAACACCGCCGAGCGCACGACCCTCACCGAGGACACGATCTACGACCAGAGCGGCACCCAGGGCGGCCTGCTGAGGCTCCGCTACGACAAGCGGGACATCACGAAGGGCGTCCACGGGTCGATCACGGTCGGCGTCGACCCGGAGGCGACGGAGGACGGCCAGGGCGCGCCGCCGCAGCCCAGCGCGTCCGCGTCGCCGTCGGCTTCGGCGAGCTGA
- a CDS encoding DUF397 domain-containing protein — protein sequence MIQWQKSSFSGGGDGDDCVELASAEGELLLLRESDDPARILPLAPTAPAAVLRSLAHHK from the coding sequence ATGATCCAGTGGCAGAAGTCCTCGTTCTCCGGGGGTGGCGACGGAGATGACTGCGTCGAACTCGCCTCAGCCGAAGGCGAGCTGTTGCTCCTCCGTGAAAGCGACGACCCCGCCCGAATACTCCCCCTCGCCCCCACCGCCCCCGCCGCGGTCCTCCGTAGCCTCGCTCACCACAAGTAA
- a CDS encoding dioxygenase family protein: MTGNIEHNENDQNVASDQQGPKHKRDLTRRKVVVAGAGAAVAVGAGGALAAGAFAGEKTGSKPKAAASASAGEVCYKLTSETTEGPYYIDADKIRQDITEDKEGIPLTLALKVIDSETCKPIANAAVDVWHCDALGIYSGYESLSTGGGGGAPTDAPSGTPTGTPTDVPTGTPTGEPPSGGGGGGGHEEPTDDERYLRGTWKTDKQGRVTFKTIFPGWYRGRTVHIHTKVHVDGEWTDAGYEGGHTCHTGQFFFDEESVLASAEAEPYSTSTTERTTLTEDTIYDQSGVQGGLLKLKYNKKNIAKGVVGSITMGVEPDATHDGTDDAVQPGASATASDTASASASAG, from the coding sequence ATGACGGGAAACATCGAGCACAACGAGAACGACCAGAACGTCGCGAGTGACCAGCAAGGACCCAAGCACAAGCGTGATCTGACCCGCCGGAAGGTCGTCGTCGCCGGTGCGGGCGCCGCCGTCGCCGTCGGGGCGGGCGGGGCGCTCGCCGCCGGTGCCTTCGCCGGGGAGAAGACCGGGAGCAAGCCCAAGGCCGCCGCCTCGGCCAGTGCCGGCGAGGTCTGCTACAAGCTCACCTCGGAGACCACCGAAGGCCCCTACTACATCGACGCGGACAAGATCCGCCAGGACATCACCGAGGACAAGGAGGGCATCCCCCTCACCCTCGCCCTCAAGGTGATCGACTCCGAGACCTGCAAGCCCATCGCGAACGCGGCCGTCGACGTCTGGCACTGTGACGCGCTCGGCATCTACTCCGGCTACGAGAGCCTCTCCACGGGAGGCGGTGGCGGCGCTCCCACCGACGCGCCCTCCGGCACCCCGACCGGTACTCCCACCGACGTGCCGACCGGCACCCCGACCGGCGAGCCGCCGTCCGGTGGCGGCGGGGGCGGCGGACACGAGGAGCCCACCGACGACGAGCGCTACCTGCGCGGCACCTGGAAGACCGACAAGCAGGGCCGCGTCACCTTCAAGACGATCTTCCCGGGCTGGTACCGCGGCCGCACCGTCCACATCCACACCAAGGTGCACGTGGACGGCGAGTGGACCGACGCCGGCTACGAGGGCGGGCACACCTGCCACACCGGCCAGTTCTTCTTCGACGAGGAGTCCGTGCTCGCCTCGGCCGAGGCGGAGCCGTACTCCACCAGCACCACCGAGCGCACCACCCTCACCGAGGACACGATCTACGACCAGAGCGGCGTCCAGGGCGGTCTGCTCAAGCTGAAGTACAACAAGAAGAACATCGCCAAGGGCGTCGTGGGCTCCATCACCATGGGGGTCGAGCCCGACGCCACGCACGACGGCACCGACGACGCCGTCCAGCCGGGCGCGTCCGCCACGGCGTCGGACACGGCGTCGGCCTCGGCCTCGGCCGGCTGA
- a CDS encoding AI-2E family transporter, translating to MHLLPLPVRRFAAWCVVVLLVSGVGYVGIRLCSELRAAVTPVLLALLGTALLRPLHRRMVAAGVPRAVSAGLTCVAVVGVVGGAVYIVVAALIDTGDQIVASLKEAGQDLAGRFGAAGTSLDDLASNAKELLTKFGGTAASNVISGVSVVGESIAMAVLALLLVFFFLRDSHRAVGALRSVAPGGTADTLEAIARRAFRAVEGFMRGTTFIAFIDAVCITVGLLVLDVPGAFGLGALVFVGAYVPYLGAFLSGAVAVLVALADRGFVIALWALGVVLAVQVLEGHVLQPVIQSRTVQMHPAVVMVAITAGASVAGVLGMLLAVPVTAAAFGVAYELRTRYGASGGAPGEPADGS from the coding sequence GTGCACCTGCTCCCCCTCCCCGTTCGCCGGTTTGCGGCCTGGTGTGTTGTGGTGCTGCTCGTTTCCGGGGTCGGGTACGTGGGGATCCGGCTCTGCTCCGAGTTGCGGGCGGCGGTCACGCCGGTGTTGCTCGCGCTGCTCGGGACCGCGTTGCTCCGGCCGTTGCACCGGCGGATGGTGGCGGCCGGGGTGCCTCGGGCGGTGTCGGCCGGGCTCACCTGTGTCGCCGTCGTCGGTGTGGTGGGCGGGGCCGTGTACATCGTCGTCGCCGCGTTGATCGACACCGGGGATCAGATCGTCGCCTCGCTCAAGGAGGCGGGCCAGGATCTCGCCGGGCGCTTCGGGGCCGCCGGGACCTCGCTCGACGACCTCGCGTCCAACGCGAAGGAGCTGCTGACCAAGTTCGGGGGGACGGCTGCCTCCAATGTCATCAGCGGGGTGAGTGTCGTCGGCGAGAGCATCGCCATGGCTGTCCTTGCGCTGCTGCTCGTCTTCTTCTTCCTGCGGGACTCGCACCGGGCCGTCGGCGCGCTGCGGTCCGTCGCTCCGGGCGGTACCGCCGACACCCTGGAGGCCATCGCCCGGCGGGCCTTTCGGGCCGTCGAGGGGTTCATGCGGGGGACCACCTTCATCGCGTTCATCGACGCCGTGTGCATCACCGTCGGGCTGCTCGTCCTCGACGTGCCCGGTGCCTTCGGGCTCGGTGCGCTCGTCTTCGTCGGCGCCTACGTTCCCTATCTCGGCGCCTTCCTCTCCGGGGCTGTCGCCGTGCTGGTCGCGCTCGCCGACCGGGGGTTCGTCATCGCGCTGTGGGCGCTCGGGGTCGTGCTCGCCGTGCAGGTGCTGGAGGGGCATGTGCTGCAGCCGGTGATCCAGAGCCGGACCGTGCAGATGCATCCGGCGGTGGTGATGGTCGCCATCACCGCCGGGGCGTCCGTCGCCGGTGTGCTGGGCATGCTGCTCGCCGTGCCGGTGACCGCGGCCGCCTTCGGGGTGGCGTACGAGCTGCGGACGCGTTACGGGGCATCCGGTGGGGCGCCCGGAGAACCCGCCGACGGCTCGTAG
- a CDS encoding PH domain-containing protein encodes MALFGNAHPIDSAQAQQDYARLLGQGEHVQAAYLLIRDTIMFTDRRLILVDKQGITGKKTEYHSIPYRSITHFAVETAGTFDLDAELKIWVSGSSVPIEKTFTKGVDIYEVQAILTQFVAK; translated from the coding sequence ATGGCGCTCTTCGGGAACGCGCATCCGATCGACAGCGCGCAGGCGCAGCAGGACTACGCGCGTCTGCTGGGTCAGGGTGAGCACGTACAGGCCGCCTACCTGCTGATCCGCGACACCATCATGTTCACGGACCGGCGGCTGATCCTGGTCGACAAGCAGGGGATCACCGGCAAGAAGACGGAGTACCACTCCATTCCGTACCGCAGCATCACCCACTTCGCGGTGGAGACCGCCGGCACCTTCGACCTGGACGCCGAGCTGAAGATCTGGGTCTCCGGCTCGTCCGTGCCGATCGAGAAGACGTTCACGAAGGGCGTGGACATCTACGAGGTGCAGGCGATCCTGACGCAGTTCGTGGCGAAGTAA
- the aspS gene encoding aspartate--tRNA ligase yields MHRYRSHTCGELRASDVGTDVRLSGWLHNRRDLGGILFIDLRDHYGITQLVARPGTPAYEALDKLTKESTVRVDGKVVSRGTENVNADLPTGEIEVEVGEVELLGAAAPLPFTINTEDGVNEERRLEYRFLDLRRERMHRNIMLRTAVISAIRHKMTALGFNEMATPILSATSPEGARDFVVPSRLNPGRFYALPQAPQQFKQLLMISGFDRYFQIAPCFRDEDARADRSPGEFYQLDVEMSFVEQEDVFQPIEKLMTELFEEFGNGRHVTSPFPRIPFRESMLKYGSDKPDLRAQLELVDITDIFEGSEFKAFAGKHVRALPVPDVSSQPRKFFDQLGDFAVSQGAKGLAWVRVAEDGSLTGPIAKFLTEENVAELTKRLSLAAGHAVFFGAGEFDEVSKIMGAVRVEAAKRAGHFEEGVFRFCWIVDFPMYEKDEDTGTIDFSHNPFSMPQGGLEALQTQDPLDILGWQYDIVCNGVELSSGAIRNHEPEIMLKAFEIAGYDRETVEEKFAGMLRAFRFGAPPHGGIAPGVDRIVMLLADEPNIRETISFPLNGNAQDLMMGAPTELEEARLRELHLSVRKPQPK; encoded by the coding sequence ATGCATCGGTACAGGTCCCACACCTGCGGCGAGCTCCGCGCCTCTGACGTCGGCACCGACGTCCGGCTGAGCGGCTGGCTGCACAATCGGCGCGACCTGGGCGGCATCCTCTTCATCGATCTGCGCGACCACTACGGCATCACGCAGCTCGTCGCCCGTCCGGGCACGCCCGCGTACGAGGCCCTCGACAAGCTGACCAAGGAGTCGACGGTCCGCGTCGACGGCAAGGTCGTCTCGCGTGGCACGGAGAACGTCAACGCGGACCTGCCGACCGGCGAGATCGAGGTCGAGGTCGGCGAGGTCGAACTGCTGGGCGCGGCCGCCCCGCTGCCGTTCACGATCAACACCGAGGACGGGGTCAACGAGGAGCGGCGCCTGGAGTACCGCTTCCTGGACCTGCGCCGCGAGCGCATGCACCGCAACATCATGCTGCGGACGGCGGTCATCTCGGCCATCCGGCACAAGATGACGGCGCTGGGCTTCAACGAGATGGCGACGCCGATCCTGTCCGCGACCTCCCCCGAGGGCGCCCGTGACTTCGTCGTCCCGTCCCGTCTGAACCCGGGCCGGTTCTACGCGCTGCCGCAGGCCCCGCAGCAGTTCAAGCAGCTGCTGATGATCTCGGGCTTCGACCGCTACTTCCAGATCGCCCCCTGTTTCCGCGACGAGGACGCGCGCGCGGACCGTTCGCCGGGCGAGTTCTACCAGCTCGACGTCGAGATGAGCTTCGTCGAGCAGGAGGACGTCTTCCAGCCGATCGAGAAGCTCATGACGGAACTGTTCGAGGAGTTCGGCAACGGCCGTCACGTCACCTCGCCGTTCCCGCGGATCCCGTTCCGCGAGTCGATGCTGAAGTACGGCTCCGACAAGCCGGACCTGCGGGCCCAGCTGGAGCTCGTCGACATCACCGACATCTTCGAGGGCTCGGAGTTCAAGGCCTTCGCGGGCAAGCACGTACGCGCGCTGCCCGTGCCGGACGTCTCCTCCCAGCCCCGGAAGTTCTTCGACCAGCTCGGGGACTTTGCCGTCTCGCAGGGCGCGAAGGGCCTGGCCTGGGTGCGCGTGGCCGAGGACGGCTCGCTGACCGGCCCGATCGCGAAGTTCCTGACCGAGGAGAACGTCGCCGAGCTGACCAAGCGTCTGTCGCTGGCCGCCGGCCACGCAGTGTTCTTCGGCGCGGGCGAGTTCGACGAGGTCTCGAAGATCATGGGCGCGGTGCGGGTCGAGGCCGCCAAGCGCGCCGGGCACTTCGAGGAGGGCGTCTTCCGGTTCTGCTGGATCGTCGACTTCCCGATGTACGAGAAGGACGAGGACACCGGCACGATCGACTTCTCGCACAACCCGTTCTCCATGCCGCAGGGCGGCCTGGAGGCCCTTCAGACCCAGGACCCGCTGGACATCCTGGGCTGGCAGTACGACATCGTCTGCAACGGCGTCGAGCTGTCCTCCGGCGCGATCCGGAACCACGAGCCGGAGATCATGCTCAAGGCCTTCGAGATCGCGGGCTACGACCGCGAGACCGTCGAGGAGAAGTTCGCCGGCATGCTGCGCGCGTTCCGCTTCGGCGCCCCGCCGCACGGCGGCATCGCTCCGGGCGTCGACCGCATCGTCATGCTGCTGGCCGACGAGCCGAACATCCGCGAGACCATCTCCTTCCCGCTCAACGGCAACGCCCAGGACCTGATGATGGGCGCGCCGACGGAGCTGGAGGAGGCCCGGCTGAGGGAGCTGCACCTGTCGGTGCGCAAGCCGCAGCCGAAGTAA